A DNA window from Maribellus comscasis contains the following coding sequences:
- a CDS encoding SRPBCC domain-containing protein: MQKKEKTFITVSTKIEAPVQKVWDLWTQPNHIINWNFASDDWHCPWAKNDIREGGKFIWRMEAKDGTFGFDFSGGYDLIKENEQIEETLDDERKVKITFREEGDQTYVTEVFEAETQNPLEMQKAGWQAILDNFKKHAEANAKFERVHFEIEIEANPEKVYTTMLDKKYWKDWTYIFNPTSDFLGSWEKGEKIVFFGTGEDGKTGGMVGIIEDNISNQLVNICYVGIIKDGKEITEGPEVDKWAGGHEIYTFEDKNGNTLLKVDFDSTSDFKKYFTETYPKALEQLKTICEQ; encoded by the coding sequence ATGCAAAAAAAAGAAAAAACATTCATTACTGTTTCAACAAAAATCGAAGCACCTGTTCAGAAAGTATGGGATTTATGGACGCAGCCAAATCACATTATTAACTGGAATTTTGCATCAGATGACTGGCACTGTCCCTGGGCAAAAAATGACATTCGCGAAGGAGGAAAATTTATTTGGCGGATGGAAGCAAAGGACGGAACCTTTGGATTCGATTTTAGTGGCGGGTATGATCTCATTAAAGAAAATGAACAGATTGAAGAAACGCTCGATGACGAACGTAAGGTAAAAATAACTTTTAGGGAAGAAGGTGACCAAACCTATGTTACCGAGGTTTTTGAAGCCGAAACACAAAATCCGCTTGAAATGCAAAAAGCAGGTTGGCAGGCAATTCTGGACAATTTCAAAAAACATGCAGAAGCCAATGCAAAATTTGAAAGAGTACATTTTGAAATTGAAATTGAGGCAAATCCGGAAAAAGTATACACTACAATGCTCGATAAAAAATACTGGAAAGACTGGACTTACATTTTTAATCCAACTTCTGATTTTTTGGGATCCTGGGAAAAAGGTGAAAAAATCGTTTTCTTCGGAACAGGAGAAGATGGAAAAACAGGCGGGATGGTAGGTATAATTGAAGATAACATTTCCAATCAACTAGTAAATATTTGTTACGTCGGTATTATAAAAGACGGAAAAGAAATCACTGAAGGTCCCGAAGTAGACAAATGGGCTGGCGGCCATGAAATCTACACTTTTGAAGACAAAAATGGAAACACACTGTTAAAAGTGGATTTTGACTCTACTTCGGATTTCAAAAAATATTTTACGGAAACTTACCCCAAAGCGTTGGAGCAGTTAAAAACAATATGCGAACAATAA